CCACTGTTAAAACTTTAAATATTAGGGAATCATCAAATCAGAATTCCAAAGTTATCGGAACAATTTCCAAATGTGAAAGCGTTGCTATTTTAGAAAATGAAGTAAATAGTTTAGATGAAAATCAAAACCTAGTGTATATTCAAACTAAAAATGGTTTAAAAGGATTTACATCTTATAAATTTCTTAAATACAAAGACAAAAACAATAATTCCCCTATAATTATTGATCCAGTTTATAACAAAGAACCTTTCAATATCACCCGCAAATGGATTTTTTATGCCGATGATCCTAATCTAATAATCGAATTTAAAAATAATTTAACCGGTCTTCTGGAAAACACTTTTGAAGATTATAGCGATACTAAAAGAAAAATTGAAAAAATTCCATTTACTTATATTTACGACGGTTGTTGTAATATTCAAGTCACATTTGATTCTGGAAAGAAAATCGAAATTAGTATAATTAAACTTGAGAATAAAAATTCGATCCTGATGAACTGTATGTATGCAAACCCTGACTATGGAAAAAAATATTAAATATAACTTTAATGGAAATTCATTATTATCATAAATTTACGGCGCATAACAGCAACTAACCGCTTCACTTCGGGACTGGCGCCCTCGTTCGGTCTGCGACACATAGGCTTTTGGCACTCCTCTTGCTTACGCAAGCGTCGTGCCAATCCCTAACGTCCCCTTCAGGGACTCAGGGCCAGCCTACGTCGGTTAGTCTAATTCGTTATACGCAATAGCAGCAACATGAAAAACTTAGCAAAAACCTATATTAAAGATAAATTTATATACTATTTTCTTTTTGGAGACTACGCCGTTTTATATTATTTTGGAACCAAGGTTTATAAATCTAACTATAGAAAGCCAGTTACAGTATATTACTTTGCAAAAGAATTAGAATATTTCGAAAAGTACAAAGATATCAATGCCAAAATTGACCAATTAGTAAATATAGAAGATCAAGATGAATTTTTAAGTTTAACAGATGAGGACCTTTGCTATTTACATAAGTTCTCAGCCCAAATAAATAATAGAATTAATCGAAACTTTAAAATTCTAAACCAATTTACAAGGAAAATTAGACATTGGAAAAAAAAATCAATGCTATTTGAATCACAGGATATTATTGACTTAGACTTCAGGGAAAGAGATCTCGCTATGCGCGGAGTCTTATTTTACAAAACACGTACAATTATATATCTATATCTTTTACGAATAAAATATTTATTTAAACCATTTGCCTATTTTTCAATTTTCATTTGGGACAATTTTGCAATTACTTTCGAACAATTCAACGAATACCAAATAAAAAAAGTCTATCAAAATACTCTACTTACAAATAAAGAATATATGAACTTCATTCTAAAATTAAAAACTACAGAAACAAAAGAAGAACTGTTAAAGAAAGCAAAAAATGAACTAGAAGTTGCACAAAAATCTTATTTCGAAATTAACAAAAGCTTTCTTACTTTAGGACTTGCCTTAAGCACCATCTTAATAAGCATAGTTTTAAATTTATCAGAATTTATTTCAAAAAAGAAAGAACTCGATGAGACAAAGTTAAAAATAAAAAATCTCGAACAACATATAGACAAACAAGATAACGAAATAATTATCTTAAAACAAATATTAAATTTAAAATACAAATTATAAATTAATAAAGCTGCTACTGCGTATAACAGCAGCTAACCACTTCGCTTCGGGACTTCGCCCTCGCTCGGCCTACGGCACATAGGCTTTCTGTCACTCGCTTGCATCCGCAAGCTACGTGCCAGTCCCTAACGTCCCGTTGGGACTCAGGGTCAGCCTACGTCGGTTAGCCTAGTTCGTTATGCGAAATCGGTTTAATTAAATTATGAAACAAAAATATCTCAAAATTATCATTATACTTTTTGCAATTAGCTTCAATATTCAAGCTAACGAAATTCAAAAATTTCAAAAACAAAATTCCTGGGCTATTTTTGCAAATAATTTTGGACGTGACTTATATATCGGCAACATACCACTAATTCTAACTTTGCCTTCTGATTTCCATCAGAATCCCAATGAAAGATATGGAAATGGAAATGTAATCGGATTTTCCTATAATTTTTTCGATTACCAAACAACTGGTATTAGATTTTTTCAAAATAGAAACGGATATGCTTTAAATTTCTATAAAGTCAATGGATTTCTAATTAATCCTACAAATGCTTCTTACATTTACGCTAGGCCAGATTTTGAATTCTTTCATAAACTATACCCTTTTAAAAACTCTTTCTTTATTGCTCCCATTTTTGGTTCCGCTAGTTCAAAGTCTGTTGAACATTCAAAAAATTCAATTTTATTAAACGATTTTATTGATACATATTCTTTTACTATTAATACTCCCAGTAGATTGTATTCTGGGATTGACATTGGCTTTACTTGGCTATTTTTTGACACACTCTTTCTTAACTTCGGATTTATGGCAAAATATGCTCAAAATCGAAATTTGTCTTCAAAAGCATCTTATGAATTATATGACTATGTTCTAAATAATACAAACTTTAACATTAACACTTTTGTCGTAACTTCCATTATAGCAGATTCAGCGAATAATAATCTAGCACTAACTAAACGCGGAAGTTCTTCCCTATATTTTGAATTTGGAATTTCATTATAAAGAAACCGACTTCGCATAACAGCATGGAAACGCTTCGCTTCGGCACGAGGCCTCGCTTGGGCTGCGCCACATTCCTCTCCGTCACGCTTCTTGCAAGCAAGAAGACGCGCCGACGCTAACGCCTCTTCGAGGCTCAGCTACGAGGAACGTCGTCTCCACTAGTTCGTTATACGACATTTTCATAAAATTTAAACTAATTGCAAAGAAAATGAAACTAAAACTATTAGCTTACCTAAAATTTCTCCCTCTAGTATTTCTTATTTTCTCAATTTCGTTCACAATATATATAATCTACAATGGTTTGTTACTAAAAGAACCAGAAAATAAACTGGATCCATCTAAAATTGTTTTTTTAGAAACTTTTATTAAAAACATAAAAACAAAAGATATAAATAAAATATATAGAGTCCTAAACTCAAATATTGGAGATAAAAACTCCGTTCTCAATGTATTAAATGAAATGGAATTCTACGATACTGTAAACAAAGCAATTCCGAAGATTACTTTATTTCTAAAAGAAGAAAACATAGACCTTAAAAGTGCAGGACTACGAGAAGGAACAAGTTTGCATTTTATACTGGAAAACAAAAACGGAGAATCTACCTATTGCGCAATTACTATTGGAAAAAATACCGATGGGAAACTAGAAATAGCTGGATTTGAGTTCACAAATTTAAAACTATCTATCGCAGAAATTATCCAGAAAGATAAATTAAAAACTGAAAGCCTGACTCTTAGTAACTATCTGATAATTGGATATATTATACTTATAACTATAATTTGGGCAGCTGCATATATCAAGCTTATATCTTCAAAGTATTCTTCTGAAAAAAAGTATTACTTTTTGATTTTCCTTTTTGTCGCAGGAATTACTTACGACTGGAATTCATCAGAACTTCTAGAGCAATATCAGTTTATCAGTATGACGTTAAATCCGATATCTGTTAAGAAAAATAATTTTCTCGAAAACTGGAAACTTATCATCTCATTTCCTCTCGGAGCAGTCATATTTCTAATGAAAACACTGATAAAACCAAATCTAAACAATGAAAACGTCGTATAACAGCGTTTTACCGCTTCGCTTCGGCACTAGGCCTCGCTCGGCCTAAGGCAAATTCCCCTTCTGGCATTCGCTTTGCTTACGCAAGCTCCATGCCAGTCCCTAACGTCCCGTTGGGACTCAGGGTCGGGGAACTTCGGTAACACTAGTTCGTTATACGCAAGCGCTCAATATTATATAAAAAAAATAAATTACAAAAAAAATCCAGAACTTTCAAAGCCTTAGAAAAAGAAAAAATGAAAACAGCAATTCTAATAATAATCATTTCAACCATATTACTTTATTTTTTTCGAAACAAAGAAAATAATGATAAACCCATCATTGGAAATTTAAGTAATTTCGATGAATTCATATCAAAATTAATCGATTCAGAAAGTAATGATTCATTCCTGATAATTTCTATAAAGGATACAGATAAATTTATACAGTTTAAATACTATGTAGAAGAAGGACTAGAAATTGATTTTCCCCTCGTCACGAATGAACAGATACAGAAGCGAAATCTTTTAATAAATTATTGCAAAAGAAATAAACTATATTTCAAAATTAACAAAAGTTCTGATGAACAACATGAATTCCTAGATATCTATCTAAAAGCTGAAAAAAAAGAATTAACGGATACTGTTAAAAAAATCTATATTGATATTTACAATGTTAATCCTTCCACGGAATTTGAATTCAACGGTGATTTCGGAAATTAGAATATAAATTTTGATCAAAATCTTAAGAAAGTTTAAAAATAACTTTTAATTAAAATTAATGAAGGATATTTTTTGAAGAAATGACTTTTTTAAAAATAAATTAACTAAAAAAATCAGTTTCCTGTCGTCTACGCGCCAGCGTATAACAGCAACTAACCGCTTCGCTTCGGGACTTACGCCCTCGCTCGGTCTCCGACACATAGGCTTTTGTCACTCCTCTTGCTTACGCAAGCGTCGTGCCAATCCCTAACGTCCCGTTCGGGACTCAGGGCCAGCCTACGTCGGTTAGTCTAGTTCGTTAGTCGCAATAGTTAAAACATAATATATGAAGAAAATATTTATTAGTTATACACACGATAGTATAGAACATAAAGCAAAAGTAAAAGATTTTGCCGATTATCTAAATTCAAACGATATTGAATGTGATTTGGATCAATATGAGATTTTTCCAGAAGTTGGTTGGACAAAATGGATGATCGATAAAATACAGGAAGCAAGTTTTGTATTAATTATATGCACTGAACAGTATAAGAGAAAAGCAGAAAGTAATACAAACGAACCATCGGGGGGAACCTGGGAAGGATCTATTATAAGAAAAAGTCTATTCGATTTAGGAAACATTAATAGAAAATTTATACCTGTCTGTTTCGGTAAAAATGAAAGAGTAAATATACCAAATTACCTTTCTGACTATACCTGTTTCGATCTTCAAAATACCTTCGAAATTGAGCAACTACTGGATTTAATAAAAAAAGATATTTTTTCAAGGAAACCTACGCCTGAGAGTTTATCTAGTACGTATAATTTCAGCAGAGAAAATGATCTTCATCATGTAGACTCAAAGACTAACGAAAATAGTATAGTTCTAATCTCAGTTAATGGAAATTCTTGCATAATTGAATTTAGTAAAATTATTAATAAGACAAACTTAACAGTAAATATAAATTCAATTAGTCCAAATGATTCAATTTTTTTGCAGAACTTAAATGAAAACAAACAAAATATATTCATTACATTTGGGTTTAATTCTTTTATAGTGAATCTCATTGAATTTAATCATGAAATTGAAAATGGAATTGAACATTACGAATTGATATTCTCAAAGAAAAATTATCCAAATTTAGCAACTATGTCCGATATGGCTTTGGCTGGATATACAACAGAACAAATTGCGGAAATTCGAGTAAAAAGGATTCTTGTAAATAAGCATTTCATAAGTAATAGCGAAACTAACTTTCAAAAAATTCTTGAAGATTCAATTTTCTCTGGGATAGGGACACCTATTAGAGTCTCAAAATCACCGATTCCTGAAACCTGGAGAATAGCAAAATCTTTTGAAGAATTCAAAATCTTAGCAAAACTATATAGCGTAACTATGTTAATTCATTCAGCTGCAGTCACTAGCATCAGCAAACTTGAATTTACCGAGGAAAATAAAGTTTTATTTATAGATTTTGAAGGAATACGGGATAAGCAATATAGCAAAATGGAACCGCAGATAATAAAATTTAAGGAACCTATCCTTCTAGATTAACTACTGCGACTAACATCCGCTACCCGCTTCGCTTCGGGACTACGCCCTCGCTCGGTCTGCGACAAATTCCTCTCCGGCACGTCCCTTGCCTCCGCAAGTTCCGCGCCGACGCTATCGCCTGCCCTGCAGGCTCAGCTACGAGGAACTTCGGGTAGCTGTTTACGTTATGCGAAATAAGTTACAAATTATTATAAAATTACTATAATAGAGGCAAAATGGAAGGACTTACAATTGAACTCCAGAGAGACATCTTAGATTCAAAGAATAATTTATCTAATTTACTAAGGAAAGCGATTCTCATTTCAAAAAAACTTTCTGTGTCAACTATAGAGGATTGGTTACAAAATGAAATAAATGGCTATAAATCTATAGATTCGATTCCAGATTACAGAATAGCGAAAGGTCAAGTCAAAGTATTTAATCCATATCGTGGCTGGCTACCATGCAATTTTGCAGATGAAGAATCTTCAAAAAATCTAACTCAGCAAGCGATATTTATGTCCATTGGAGAAATGGAAGCTTTATTGAAAGAAAACGAATCGGGCGTTTTAGTTATGAATTTCAATCAAACTATTACAAATGATCTCATGAGTCAAATGAGCGTTCCTCTTCAACCAGCTTTGCATGTATACTCTGTTGAAATAATAAAAATATTGGAAATTGTTAGAAATAATCTTCTCACTTTTTCATTAGAACTTGAAAAAATGGGAATACTTGGAGAAGGAATGACTTTTACAAAAGAAGAAAAAGAATCAGCCAAACACATTAATTATAATGTAACAAACAATATACAAAATATGCAAAATTCTCAATTACTACAATCAAATTCAGGAACAAATAACTTTATAAATAACATTGAGAAAATCAATGATTTTATTAAAAACATTGAAGAATCGCTCAAAGATTTAAATTTAAAAAATGAAATAAAAAGCGAAATCATTTCTGAAATTGAAACTTTAAAAATACAATCAAAATCTCCCAAACCAAAAAGTCAAATTATGAGAGAATCATTATTAACTATTCGATCCATTTTAGAAGGAATAACTGGAAGTTTAATTGCATCAGGTCTTTTATTCCAAATTGATAAAATTATATAAAAAGTAACTTACTTCGCATAACAGCATGTTACCGCTACGCTTCGGCACAAGGCCTCGCTCGGGCTACGCCAAATTCCCCTTCTGGCATTCGCCTTGCTTACGCAAGCTACATGCCAGTCCCTAACGTCCCGTTGGGACTCAGGGTCGGGGAACTTCGGTAACACTAGTTCGTTATGCGAAATTTTACTGAATCAATTTTAAAATTACAAAAAACAATTTAAAAAAAATGAAAACGAAATATCTCATAATTCCGCTCTTCTTTGCTTCACTTACCCAATGCTTAACATGGAAAGCTATTAAAGGAATAGAAGGTAAGAATGCCGAAATTGAAACAATTCCAAAAAAACTTTTAGACATTACTGAATCAGAAAATAAAATAATTGTAAAAGTAGAAGCTATTGAGAAATCTACGGATCACGCTGATCGGTATTCTGATCCAATTATTTCCTTGTGCTTTATTTTACCTGCTTCTGATAATGATTATCATTCGAGAATCAAAGCTGAGGATGCAATTCCATGTCCCGATAATTTTAAACCAACCCAAATGACAACTCATACCAAACCACATGGATTACTCTTCATTGGTAATAAGTATGTTCTTAAATCTCCAGGAAATTACGATATTTACTGCGAATGTAAAGATTTTCCAGAAGGCAAAGAGTTTAAAGAAATTTTAGTCGGAACAGGATTATTTAATAAGCACTATTTCATTCTTTTTCAAGATGGATCCGCTTATGCTTTCCATTCTGGCATTGATATATATCCAGAAGGTATATTTTCAAGTGAACGATTAGAATATTACCTCAAGAATGATCCATGCAACCTAATAAACTTTATTAACTTTGGTCATTGCGAAAAAAAAACCATATTTCACGCCAAACCAAATTTCGGAACAGTTGGGAGCAATTATTTGAAAGAAGTAGTTTCATATCCAGACAGTGAAACTGCCTATATTTCTATCATGTTTTCAAATTACGGATTCTTAAAACATACAGACCTAACAAAAACTGAAGCAAGCCATTTCTCTTTTCAGAAAAGTAATTCTAATCTTCCATATTCCATTTCGTATATTCAAATTATACCAAGTATCGGAAAACCATATAAGAGCAGAGCCAAAATAGAAAGAATTCCCATGATACCTGTCCTTGCGGCTATTGAAATCATATCATTACCAATCATAGTCCCTTTCTATATTTTTTACTACTCCATCTCAAGGTAGTAAAACTTCGCATAACAACGTGGAAACGCTGCGCTTCGGCACAAGGCCTCGCTTGGCCTACGGCACATTCCTCTCCGTCACGCTTCTCGCTCCGCAAGAAGGCGCGCCGACGCTAACGCCTACTACGTAGGCTCAGCTACGAGGAACGTCGTCTCCACTATTTCGTTATACGCAATTTTGAAAAATATATATGAGGAACAAATATGAAAATAAACTTCTTTGCAGTTAACAATTATAGAGGAATCTCTGGAGGATTAGAGAACAACAAAATTAATTTTCATAACACGAACACATTGTTTATCTATGGTCAAAACAATGTTGGTAAATCAACCTTCTTAAAAGCATATAATTTCTTCTATGAAGATACACTTCCCCTTATTGATGACTTTCATAAAAAAAAGATCGAAAATGAAATTGAGTTCGAAATTGAAGTAATCTTAGATTCTTTTGATAAAGGAAGAATTGAAAAAGCAGCACCGAAGCAAAAAGAAAGTTACAAAAAATACTTAAATAATGATATTCTTCGCTTAAAAAATACTTATAAAAAGGGAGATAAAGGCAAAGTTGAAAAGCTAGCTCAAACTTACAATCCCGCAACAAATACTTATGAATCTATTGGCTATGGATCTATTGGTCTCCATTCTGTATTTCAATCCTGCCTACCAAAGCCTATTTTTATAAAGGCGATGCCTAGTGAAGAAGAAACAAAATCAATATTAAATGAAATTCTGAAAGCAATGGCTGAAGGAAAACTAAAAGACTCCGAACTTGACGAATTGCAACAAGCAAGACAAAAAATTAAAGAACTTCAAGACAAAATGTATAATGCAGAAACTATACAAAATTATCAAGACTCAGTTAATAAATATTTCAAACGCATTTTCTCAGATACGTCCCTCTCATTCAAGGAACAAAAAGAAAGATTGGCATGGACGGAGAACAAACTTGGGAAAGACTTTGATATTGAATTTTCCAAATTAAATTCAGATGGTACTGTAAATCCACAAATTCCTTCAACAACTAACCACATTGGCCATGGAACAATTCGAACAGCTATTTTTACCCTACTATTAATGAAGGATATTGCCGAAAGTTTTGAAAGACAAAAGGGAAGAAAGGACTATATGGTTTTATTCGAAGAACCTGAACTATTCCTTTATCCTAAAATAATAAAGGAATTACGGGAACTAATTTACCAAGTTAGTGAAGAAGATCTACCCTACCAAATTCTCTGTGCATCTCATTCGTCTGCGATGATCGATCTTTCGAAACCGAAATCATCTATTATACGACTAGTAAAAGAGAATGAAGAAACAAGAATTTATCAAATAAACGATACCTTTTTAAAAGAAGCCAAAAATGTAAAAACGGATTTAGAACTTAAACAAGAAATGTATGAAGTATTAAGATTTAACCCTTATATATGTGAATCATTTTACTCAGATGAAGTAGTTTTAGTAGAAGGTCCTACCGAAGAAATAATAATAAGAGCCTATCTTCAAGAAATAGAGAGTAATAAATCAATCTTTATTTTAAATTGCGGTAGCGTAACCAACATACCTTTTTATCAAAAAGTATTCTCCAAATTTAAAATAAAATATCATGTAATTTTTGATACAGATGGACAAAAAATAATCTCAAGCGATTTAAATGGCAGCCCAAAATTTGAAAATGGCATCCAAGGATCAATTTCCAAACAATATGAAGAAGATTCTATTATACTAGCGGGTAAGATAGGATTGCTTCGCGTTCACGATACAACTTTCGAACCAGCACATCAAAATAAAGAGATTCCTGCTGAACTTCAATATACTGATATTCCTAGTCATGGTAAACCTTATAACGCAAATCAATACTGGAGGAATACTTTGCAACGAAATTTATCACATGCCGATATTAACAAAGTACCTATCATCAGATATTTAAAAGATATTATCGGAAAATAAAAATTCTTACATTCAAAACTGCGTATAACAGCGCATTAACGCTTCGCTTCGGGACTTCGCCCTCGCTCGGCCTGCGGCACATAGGCTTTCTGTCACTCGTTTGCTTCCGCAAACTACGTGCCAGTCCCTAACGTCCCGTTGGGACTCAGGGTCAGCCTACGTCGTTAACGCTAGATCGTTATGCGACATTTCGAAGAACACTTACCAATTCGATAATCTCTGATAGAAAAAAACTAATGAAAAAAGAACCTCAAATCTATTCTAACCTAACTATCACGCAAAAGGAGGTAACTAGCCTTAAACGATACTTTCAATCAATAAAAAGAAATCTACCTAGAGGTTGGAAGATAAAAATCAATAAAAATTATAAAGATGACGATACTTTTAAAATTTTACTAGACTAACTTTGTTTAGAAACTCCCAAATTTAAAAATCAATCCGATAAACAAATTTTTAATGGATTCATTCACCTTGGTCTTATTGATGATTCAATTATCCTTCTGAAAGTAGATTTTAATATAAATTATCCCAAGGAAGAATCTATAGAAATAACTGGCTTTATTATTAATTATTTTCATGAGGAAATTTTAAAAAAAAACAAACATTATAATGCTTTTCAACATGAATTTAAATTTGGAGGACCAAACGATGAGAACTGGTATAGAACCGATTTAAGAGACGCTAGATTAATATCTCTTCATGCAAAGGATGATAAGAAAACATATTTTTTGTCAAAAAGTGAACAATCCTTAATTGATGATAAAGTAATAAATTTTCCTGCACCAAATAATATATCCATATCATTGAGCATAATGAAAAAATGCTTAAGCTCAGCCAGAGAACTCCATAAGAAAATTCTTCGATCGTCCACTAATCAAAAAATTGAAATTACCGAAATGCTAAAACCAGATTTTTACAATTATTTCGAGCAAATTCAAACAAGCATTATTTTTTCATACATTGCGATTGAAGCATTTTCAAATGCGGCCATACCGGATATTTTTTTATTTGAAAAAGTCAATGAAAAGGGAATAAAGGAAACTTGGAACAAAGAAAACATAGAAAGATGGATGTCTACAAGTGAAAAAGTTAGTAATATACTACCGACAATTTTGAAAACAAGCGATATAAGAAATGAAAATTTCTGGAGTAATTTTAAAGATCTAGAAAAACTTAGAAATGACATTATCCACCAAAAAACAATCGAAAAGGGAAACAAATTAGACGTTGAACTGTTCCATCAAATGCTAAATCCAAATGTAATTAACAAAATTACATCTTCGATAAAAGTAATTGAGTTTTTTTACAAAATCGACAGTGCGCATCCATATTTTCCATTAGGACTAGGAATTGCAAAATTTCAAGTTCATAAAATAGAAAGTATGGAAAAACATTTTAAGCTGGTCGAAGGGTAGATTAATTAAATAATCTTAAATTTACAAAAAAATCTCAAAGTTCAAAACGTCGCATAACAGCGTCTAACCGCTGCGCTTCGGGACTTCGCCCTCGCTTGGTCTGCGACACATAGGCTTCTGGCACTCCCCTTGCCTTCGCAAGTGTCGTGGCCAGTCCCTAACGTCCCGTTGGGACTCAGGGTCAGCCTACGTCGGTTAGCCTAGTTCGTTATACGCCATTTCGTAAAAATTTCCCTAAAAACATGAAAAAATTAAGGAAATTCGTATAAGAAGCTATTTTCGCAAAGAAAATTCCATTCTCATTTATTGACTTTTCCATTTGCGTTAGGATAATATACCATATGAAAGTTGAATCCAAAAAAGAATTGATTGAGGAATTAACGAAAATCAAACCAATTCTCAATAATAATTTTGGTGTTCTGAAAATCGGAATCTTTGGATCTTTTGCAAAAGATAAAGTTAATTCTGATAGCGACGTTGACTTACTCGTTGAAATGAAAAGTCCCGATTTTGATTCTTTTGTAGGTTTAAAAATATTTTTAGAAAAACTTTTTGAAAGAAATGTAGACATTATTAGAAAAAGAAATCAAATTAAGCCTTCTTTTCTAAATAGAATTCAGAAAGATATTATAAATGTCTGAAGAAATCTATGAAAGGTTTGAATTTATTCAAGAATCGATCGTAATCATTCAAACTAGATTCGAAAAAATAAAATTCCCTGATGATCTTATTAATTCCCATGATGGAATTACAATTCTAGATTCAATTGCAATGAGACTACAAGCAATTGGAGATAATATTAAATCTGTTGTAAAATTAGA
The sequence above is drawn from the Leptospira sp. WS4.C2 genome and encodes:
- a CDS encoding SH3 domain-containing protein, coding for MRHKLKTLKMKKIALHLILSFNLIYCFKEDNSQKPEEFETLKETKNLNYNYYTTVKTLNIRESSNQNSKVIGTISKCESVAILENEVNSLDENQNLVYIQTKNGLKGFTSYKFLKYKDKNNNSPIIIDPVYNKEPFNITRKWIFYADDPNLIIEFKNNLTGLLENTFEDYSDTKRKIEKIPFTYIYDGCCNIQVTFDSGKKIEISIIKLENKNSILMNCMYANPDYGKKY
- a CDS encoding SEFIR domain-containing protein is translated as MKKIFISYTHDSIEHKAKVKDFADYLNSNDIECDLDQYEIFPEVGWTKWMIDKIQEASFVLIICTEQYKRKAESNTNEPSGGTWEGSIIRKSLFDLGNINRKFIPVCFGKNERVNIPNYLSDYTCFDLQNTFEIEQLLDLIKKDIFSRKPTPESLSSTYNFSRENDLHHVDSKTNENSIVLISVNGNSCIIEFSKIINKTNLTVNINSISPNDSIFLQNLNENKQNIFITFGFNSFIVNLIEFNHEIENGIEHYELIFSKKNYPNLATMSDMALAGYTTEQIAEIRVKRILVNKHFISNSETNFQKILEDSIFSGIGTPIRVSKSPIPETWRIAKSFEEFKILAKLYSVTMLIHSAAVTSISKLEFTEENKVLFIDFEGIRDKQYSKMEPQIIKFKEPILLD
- a CDS encoding ATP-dependent endonuclease; protein product: MKINFFAVNNYRGISGGLENNKINFHNTNTLFIYGQNNVGKSTFLKAYNFFYEDTLPLIDDFHKKKIENEIEFEIEVILDSFDKGRIEKAAPKQKESYKKYLNNDILRLKNTYKKGDKGKVEKLAQTYNPATNTYESIGYGSIGLHSVFQSCLPKPIFIKAMPSEEETKSILNEILKAMAEGKLKDSELDELQQARQKIKELQDKMYNAETIQNYQDSVNKYFKRIFSDTSLSFKEQKERLAWTENKLGKDFDIEFSKLNSDGTVNPQIPSTTNHIGHGTIRTAIFTLLLMKDIAESFERQKGRKDYMVLFEEPELFLYPKIIKELRELIYQVSEEDLPYQILCASHSSAMIDLSKPKSSIIRLVKENEETRIYQINDTFLKEAKNVKTDLELKQEMYEVLRFNPYICESFYSDEVVLVEGPTEEIIIRAYLQEIESNKSIFILNCGSVTNIPFYQKVFSKFKIKYHVIFDTDGQKIISSDLNGSPKFENGIQGSISKQYEEDSIILAGKIGLLRVHDTTFEPAHQNKEIPAELQYTDIPSHGKPYNANQYWRNTLQRNLSHADINKVPIIRYLKDIIGK
- a CDS encoding nucleotidyltransferase family protein produces the protein MKVESKKELIEELTKIKPILNNNFGVLKIGIFGSFAKDKVNSDSDVDLLVEMKSPDFDSFVGLKIFLEKLFERNVDIIRKRNQIKPSFLNRIQKDIINV
- a CDS encoding DUF86 domain-containing protein, yielding MSEEIYERFEFIQESIVIIQTRFEKIKFPDDLINSHDGITILDSIAMRLQAIGDNIKSVVKLDGKFLNKYPDTDWEKIMKMRDVISHHYEGLDHEIIFNICKNKIPELKQSVEFILKLRNGV